One region of Camelus bactrianus isolate YW-2024 breed Bactrian camel chromosome 20, ASM4877302v1, whole genome shotgun sequence genomic DNA includes:
- the NOL7 gene encoding U3 small nucleolar RNA-associated protein NOL7 yields the protein MVQLRPRASRAPASASAMVDEGQPASEEEAEHGLLLGQPSSGAAAEPLEEDEEGDDEDDEAPEELTFASAQAEAKEEERRVRDTVRRDKTLLKEKRKRREELFIEQKKRKLLPDTILEKLTTASQTNLKKSPGKLKEVNLKKKNEDFEKGSDSKKANVQKVQTVGQNKSYLALRLKDQDLRDSRQQAAKAFIQNCLYGPGTNRTTVNKFLSLENKRLPVKKAAAQFLNHAWGSQKKQNAKRFKRRWMVRKMKASKK from the exons ATGGTGCAGCTCCGGCCGCGCGCGTCTCGTGCCCCGGCGTCGGCGTCTGCGATGGTGGACGAGGGCCAGCCCGCCTCGGAGGAGGAGGCGGAGCACGGCCTGTTGCTCGGGCAGCCCAGCAGCGGCGCGGCCGCCGAGCCGCTGGAGGAAGACGAGGAAGGAGACGATGAGGACGACGAGGCCCCGGAGGAGCTGACTTTCGCCAGCGCCCAGGCGGAAGCGAAAGAAGAGGAGCGGCGAGTTCGGGACACCGTGCGCAG GGATAAAACGCTtctgaaggagaagaggaagcgACGTGAGGAGCTATTCATCGAACAAAAG aaaaggaaactCCTTCCAGATACTATTCTAGAGAAGTTAACTACAGCTTCACAAACTAA TCTAAAGAAATCACCCGGAAAGTTGAAAGAAG ttaatttgaagaagaaaaatgaagactttgAGAAAGGAAGTGACTCCAAGAAAGCTAATGTGCAGAAAGTACAGACTGTTGG CCAGAATAAAAGCTACTTGGCTCTAAGGCTTAAAGACCAAGATTTGAGAGATTCAAGGCAACAAGCAGCCAAAGCCTTCATACAGAATTGCTTATATGGTCCAGGAACCAACAGAACTACTG TAAACAAGTTCCTGTCTCTTGAGAACAAAAGGTTACCGGTGAAAAAGGCTGCAGCCCAGTTTTTGAACCATGCCTGGG GATCTCAGAAAAAGCAAAATGCCAAGAGGTTTAAAAGACGTTGGATGGTCAGAAAGATGAAAGCTTCTAAGAAGTAA